In a single window of the Tellurirhabdus bombi genome:
- the holA gene encoding DNA polymerase III subunit delta produces the protein MTPAIDQLLKDIKKKQFAAVYLLHGDESYYIDKIADELEKAVVPEAEKGFNQLIAFGKDTDVGAVLNMARRYPFMGDRQLVLVKEAQDIGGFKDKASQNLLEDYVLKPLPSTVLVLCHKGAFDERKSLPKAFAQKGVLLQSKRLYDDKVPNWIGDYCRQQNAKVSLKAIQMLFDYIGNDLKRLAGEIDKVLINLKPGEEISAETVERLVGISKEYNVFELQKALTQRDVVKSNRIVDYFSRNPKDNPLPPMLILLYQFFAKVLMVQASRDQSEKGLASLLGVNPYFVKDYMLAARAYPLWKVAAIIHAIRQADGLCKGINAPTINEGEILKELVFNVLH, from the coding sequence ATGACACCCGCTATTGACCAATTATTGAAAGACATTAAAAAGAAACAGTTTGCTGCGGTGTATTTGCTGCACGGCGATGAATCGTATTATATTGATAAAATAGCGGATGAGTTAGAAAAAGCGGTTGTGCCGGAAGCGGAAAAAGGGTTTAATCAATTGATCGCTTTTGGAAAAGATACCGATGTCGGGGCGGTGTTAAACATGGCCAGGCGGTACCCTTTTATGGGCGACCGACAACTGGTTTTGGTCAAGGAGGCGCAGGATATTGGTGGGTTTAAAGACAAAGCGTCGCAAAACCTGCTGGAAGATTACGTGTTGAAGCCCTTGCCGTCGACGGTACTGGTGCTGTGCCACAAAGGCGCTTTCGATGAGCGAAAGTCGTTGCCCAAGGCTTTTGCCCAGAAAGGCGTTTTGTTGCAGTCGAAGCGCCTCTACGACGATAAAGTGCCCAACTGGATTGGCGATTACTGTCGGCAGCAGAACGCCAAGGTAAGTCTGAAGGCCATCCAGATGCTGTTCGATTACATTGGGAATGACCTGAAACGACTGGCCGGAGAGATTGACAAAGTATTGATTAACTTGAAACCGGGGGAGGAGATCAGTGCCGAAACGGTGGAGCGGTTGGTCGGAATTAGCAAAGAATACAATGTTTTTGAGTTGCAGAAAGCGCTGACGCAACGCGATGTGGTCAAGTCCAACCGGATTGTCGATTATTTCAGCCGAAATCCCAAAGACAATCCGCTACCGCCAATGCTGATTTTATTGTACCAGTTTTTTGCGAAAGTGTTGATGGTGCAGGCTTCCCGGGACCAATCGGAGAAAGGATTGGCTTCCTTATTGGGCGTGAATCCCTACTTTGTCAAAGATTATATGCTGGCGGCACGGGCCTATCCGTTGTGGAAAGTGGCGGCCATCATTCACGCCATCCGGCAGGCCGATGGCCTGTGTAAGGGAATCAATGCGCCGACAATCAACGAAGGTGAAATTTTGAAAGAATTGGTTTTCAATGTCTTGCATTGA
- the rpsO gene encoding 30S ribosomal protein S15 — translation MYLSTEKKQEIFANQGFQKNPGDTGSAESQIALFTYRISHLTEHLKAHKHDYSTRLGLLKLVGKRRRLLNYLQQKDISRYRAIIADLNLRK, via the coding sequence ATGTATTTATCGACCGAAAAAAAGCAAGAAATCTTTGCTAACCAGGGCTTCCAAAAGAATCCGGGTGACACTGGTTCGGCAGAATCTCAGATTGCTCTGTTTACGTACCGGATTAGTCACCTGACAGAGCACCTGAAAGCCCATAAGCACGATTATAGCACCCGCCTGGGCTTGCTGAAACTAGTAGGAAAGCGGAGACGCCTGCTGAACTACCTGCAACAAAAAGATATTAGCCGCTACCGGGCTATTATTGCAGACCTGAATCTGCGGAAATAA
- a CDS encoding START-like domain-containing protein produces MEKFKFITEYELRASPKVLFPYISTASGLSQWFATKVNVMPDHVYDFYWDGESHPARQVSLRQNKSVRFEFLNGTERSDNNYIDFRVDVSELTQSTFLRVTDYSSNADIDELKSLWNGLMDKLKEIVGS; encoded by the coding sequence ATGGAAAAATTTAAATTCATTACCGAATACGAATTGAGGGCATCGCCTAAGGTATTGTTTCCTTATATCAGTACGGCTTCCGGCCTTTCGCAGTGGTTTGCGACGAAAGTGAATGTGATGCCCGATCACGTCTATGACTTCTACTGGGATGGCGAAAGTCACCCCGCCCGCCAGGTGTCGCTGCGGCAGAACAAAAGTGTTCGCTTTGAATTTTTAAACGGTACGGAGCGGTCAGACAATAATTACATCGATTTTCGGGTTGATGTAAGTGAGTTGACGCAATCTACCTTCCTGCGGGTAACCGACTACTCATCCAACGCTGATATTGACGAACTTAAATCGCTTTGGAACGGTTTAATGGATAAGCTAAAAGAGATCGTAGGTAGTTAA
- a CDS encoding deoxycytidylate deaminase, with the protein MTTETTHARPRFDDIFMELAVNLSRRSHCIKAQVGAVLTKETRIISIGYNGPPAGTHNCDEEFPGVGCPRDSKGSCSLALHAEQNAILYAAKNGADIEGATIYVTLSPCISCARIIYSMKIAKVIFLHSYARYKGIPLDEGVEFLRKFGVEVEAYRPSEGFEATFVQPVRRAGDPHL; encoded by the coding sequence ATGACCACCGAAACTACTCATGCCCGGCCCCGTTTTGATGATATTTTCATGGAACTGGCCGTAAACCTCTCACGGCGTTCGCACTGCATTAAAGCGCAGGTTGGAGCCGTATTGACCAAAGAAACCCGGATTATCTCGATTGGGTATAACGGACCTCCCGCAGGAACCCATAACTGCGACGAGGAATTTCCCGGTGTCGGTTGCCCCCGCGATTCGAAAGGAAGCTGCTCCCTGGCTTTGCACGCGGAGCAAAATGCGATCTTGTACGCGGCCAAGAACGGAGCCGACATAGAGGGGGCTACGATCTACGTAACGCTCTCGCCTTGTATCTCCTGCGCCCGGATTATTTACAGCATGAAAATTGCCAAAGTGATTTTTCTGCATTCTTACGCCCGTTACAAAGGAATTCCCCTGGATGAAGGCGTTGAATTCCTGCGGAAATTTGGCGTAGAAGTAGAGGCGTACCGTCCTTCGGAAGGTTTCGAAGCGACTTTTGTGCAGCCGGTCCGCCGCGCGGGCGACCCGCATCTGTAG
- a CDS encoding LptF/LptG family permease — MKKIDKLVLKSFWGPFVLTLCVVIFIFLMRLMMFYVDEFVSKDIDLLTFGKVIFFFSLNTVPIALPLAVLLSSLMTFGNLGEFFELTALKSAGISMTRILRPMLVVALGISVFSFWFNNKVAPWANLKGYSLLWDIKSAKATLNLKEGIFYNDLPGYSIKADEKSKDGNTLKRMVIYKHQDSGMETGNREIILADSGRMFTTADKQYLIFELFNGNDYTEYSDNSRYTSSNQMAQFMRNSFKHYKLVISLESFGLKRTDEQQFQYHEYMKNLNELAILTDSLNKEVKASQASVAATSKQYYTYQFKPDLAIANVKPVKAGKWIDSLLARPVAASVQQEIPGLALSQAKNVLSYAESNQVYLREKKKTLFRYELESHHKFTQAISCFIMFLIGAPLGAIIKKGGFGVPVLVSILFFILLYVLTLTGDKYAKEGLVWVPIGAWAANACLLPIGLYLLQKARNDSRLFDKDVYTIWWEKTKKRYFKKNKKLPEKAASVEELA; from the coding sequence CTGAAGAAAATCGATAAACTGGTGCTCAAGTCCTTTTGGGGACCTTTTGTGCTGACCCTTTGTGTAGTTATTTTCATCTTCCTGATGCGGTTGATGATGTTTTACGTGGACGAGTTCGTCTCCAAAGACATCGATCTGCTCACGTTTGGCAAGGTTATTTTCTTTTTCAGCCTCAACACCGTTCCCATTGCGCTTCCCCTGGCGGTCTTGCTGTCATCGCTGATGACGTTTGGGAATCTGGGCGAGTTCTTCGAATTAACGGCCTTAAAAAGCGCCGGGATCTCCATGACCCGTATTCTGCGGCCCATGCTGGTTGTCGCCCTTGGAATTAGCGTTTTTTCCTTTTGGTTTAACAACAAAGTAGCGCCGTGGGCCAACCTGAAAGGATACAGCCTGCTGTGGGACATCAAATCGGCTAAAGCCACGCTGAACCTCAAAGAAGGCATTTTCTACAACGACTTACCGGGGTACAGCATCAAGGCCGACGAAAAATCCAAGGACGGAAATACGCTGAAACGCATGGTGATCTACAAGCACCAGGACAGTGGCATGGAAACGGGGAACCGGGAGATTATTCTGGCCGATTCCGGGCGCATGTTTACCACGGCGGACAAACAATACCTGATCTTCGAGTTGTTCAACGGCAATGACTACACCGAGTATTCGGACAACTCACGGTATACGAGCTCCAATCAGATGGCCCAGTTCATGCGCAACTCCTTTAAGCATTATAAACTGGTCATCAGCCTGGAGTCGTTTGGGCTAAAACGAACCGATGAGCAGCAGTTTCAGTACCACGAATACATGAAGAACCTCAACGAGCTGGCCATCCTGACCGACTCGCTCAATAAAGAGGTGAAAGCGTCGCAGGCCAGTGTGGCGGCCACCTCGAAACAATATTATACCTATCAGTTTAAGCCGGATTTAGCCATTGCCAACGTCAAGCCGGTAAAAGCCGGTAAATGGATTGACTCCTTGCTGGCACGGCCGGTAGCGGCGAGTGTGCAGCAGGAAATTCCGGGTTTGGCGCTTTCTCAGGCGAAAAATGTCCTTTCTTACGCCGAGTCAAACCAGGTTTATCTGCGGGAAAAGAAAAAAACGCTGTTTCGCTACGAACTGGAGAGTCACCACAAATTTACCCAGGCCATTTCCTGCTTTATTATGTTCTTAATCGGCGCGCCTTTGGGGGCCATTATTAAGAAGGGCGGCTTTGGGGTGCCGGTGCTGGTGTCTATTTTATTCTTCATTCTGCTTTATGTATTGACCCTGACGGGGGATAAATACGCTAAAGAAGGCCTCGTGTGGGTGCCCATTGGTGCCTGGGCGGCCAATGCCTGCTTGTTGCCGATAGGGCTTTACCTGCTTCAGAAGGCCCGCAATGATTCGCGCCTGTTTGATAAGGACGTATATACCATATGGTGGGAAAAGACCAAAAAACGATATTTTAAGAAAAATAAAAAATTACCTGAAAAAGCGGCCTCTGTTGAGGAATTAGCCTGA
- the pnp gene encoding polyribonucleotide nucleotidyltransferase — MSQIITQTISLPDGRTISIETGKLARQADGAVVVRLGDTMLLATVVSSKDAKEGIDFLPLSVDYQEKFASAGRIPGSFQRREGKLSDHEVLISRLVDRALRPIFPEDYHADTQVMITLISADNEVLPDALAALAAAAALAVSDIPFNGPISEVRVAKIDGEYKINPLTSELENASLDLIVGATERDICMVEGEMKECAEAEVVEALKIAHEVIKNQCAALRELGEKVGKTEKRLYSHETHDESLRELVRQKCYDQVYEVARQANPNKKARRDGFRAVFDAFLPTLVFEGSEFDTTKLALAKQYFHDLEWEASRRLVLDERYRLDGRKLDQIRQITCDVDYLPSAHGSAVFTRGETQSLTTVTLGTKMDEQIVDQAMYQGYSKFLLHYNFPAFSTGEVKPNRGPGRREIGHGNLAHRALKKVMPVDAENPYTIRVVSDILESNGSSSMATVCAGTLALMDAGVKIKAPVAGIAMGLITDTESGSTKYAVLSDILGDEDHLGDMDFKVTGTEAGITACQMDMKVEGLSYEVLAEALEQARAGRLHILGEMKKALETTREDLKPHAPRAVTIKIDREFIGAVIGPGGKVVQEIQKESGTTVVIEERDNAGFVSIFANNQTGMDKAVARVKGIVSVPEVGEVYEGKVKTIMPFGAFVEFLPGKDGLLHISEIKWERLETMEGVLEVGEEVQVKLIDVDKKTGKYRLSRKVLLPKPVNKNPS, encoded by the coding sequence ATGTCACAAATCATCACCCAAACCATTTCACTTCCAGACGGACGTACTATTTCAATTGAAACCGGCAAACTGGCTCGCCAGGCTGACGGGGCCGTTGTGGTTCGCCTGGGCGATACGATGTTATTAGCCACAGTCGTATCGAGCAAGGATGCCAAAGAAGGCATTGATTTTCTTCCGTTGTCGGTTGACTATCAGGAGAAATTTGCTTCGGCTGGCCGTATTCCAGGTAGCTTCCAGCGCCGGGAAGGCAAACTCTCCGACCATGAAGTTTTGATCAGTCGTCTGGTTGACCGGGCGTTGCGCCCGATTTTTCCGGAAGATTATCATGCCGATACCCAGGTTATGATTACGCTGATTTCTGCCGATAATGAGGTGTTGCCCGATGCGCTTGCCGCTCTGGCCGCTGCTGCTGCCCTGGCCGTATCGGATATTCCGTTCAACGGACCGATTTCCGAAGTGCGCGTAGCGAAAATCGACGGTGAATATAAAATTAACCCGCTGACCTCCGAGCTGGAAAATGCAAGCCTTGACCTGATTGTTGGGGCGACGGAACGCGACATCTGCATGGTGGAAGGCGAAATGAAGGAATGTGCGGAAGCCGAAGTGGTGGAAGCCCTGAAGATTGCCCACGAAGTCATCAAAAACCAGTGCGCCGCCCTGCGGGAACTGGGTGAGAAAGTAGGTAAGACAGAGAAGCGCCTTTACAGTCACGAAACCCACGACGAAAGCCTGCGTGAATTGGTTCGCCAGAAGTGCTACGACCAAGTTTACGAAGTCGCGCGTCAGGCCAATCCCAATAAAAAAGCCCGTCGCGATGGTTTCCGGGCGGTATTCGACGCGTTTTTACCAACCTTGGTGTTCGAAGGATCGGAATTCGATACGACGAAACTGGCGTTGGCGAAGCAATATTTCCACGATCTGGAATGGGAGGCATCCCGCCGGCTGGTACTGGACGAACGGTACCGCCTGGATGGTCGTAAACTAGATCAGATTCGTCAGATCACCTGCGATGTGGATTACCTGCCCTCGGCCCACGGATCTGCCGTGTTTACCCGGGGAGAAACCCAATCGCTGACAACGGTAACACTCGGTACCAAGATGGACGAGCAAATTGTCGATCAGGCGATGTACCAGGGTTATTCTAAATTCCTGCTGCATTATAATTTCCCGGCTTTTTCAACGGGTGAGGTAAAACCGAACCGGGGACCTGGTCGCCGTGAAATTGGTCACGGAAATCTGGCGCACCGGGCCTTGAAAAAAGTAATGCCGGTCGATGCTGAAAATCCGTACACGATTCGGGTCGTTTCGGATATTCTGGAATCGAACGGGTCGTCGTCTATGGCTACCGTTTGCGCAGGAACACTGGCGCTCATGGATGCAGGGGTAAAAATCAAGGCGCCGGTTGCCGGAATTGCCATGGGTTTGATTACCGATACCGAGAGCGGTTCAACTAAATACGCCGTTTTATCCGATATTCTGGGCGATGAAGATCACCTGGGCGATATGGACTTTAAGGTGACGGGTACCGAGGCGGGGATTACGGCCTGCCAGATGGATATGAAGGTGGAAGGCCTTTCCTATGAGGTCTTGGCCGAAGCCCTGGAGCAGGCCCGCGCCGGACGTCTGCACATTCTGGGTGAAATGAAAAAAGCCCTTGAAACAACCCGCGAAGATCTGAAACCGCACGCACCTCGTGCTGTCACGATTAAAATTGACCGCGAGTTTATTGGTGCGGTTATCGGGCCAGGCGGTAAAGTGGTTCAGGAGATTCAGAAAGAATCAGGAACGACGGTGGTTATTGAAGAGCGGGATAATGCCGGCTTTGTCAGCATTTTCGCTAACAATCAGACAGGTATGGATAAGGCGGTTGCCCGCGTGAAAGGCATCGTTTCCGTACCGGAAGTCGGAGAAGTATACGAAGGAAAAGTAAAAACGATTATGCCGTTCGGAGCCTTTGTCGAGTTCCTGCCGGGTAAAGATGGTTTATTGCATATTTCCGAGATCAAGTGGGAACGGCTTGAAACGATGGAAGGCGTCCTGGAAGTAGGGGAAGAGGTTCAGGTAAAACTGATCGATGTCGATAAAAAGACTGGAAAATACCGCTTATCCCGTAAAGTATTGCTTCCCAAGCCGGTGAACAAAAATCCGTCTTGA
- a CDS encoding acyl carrier protein phosphodiesterase, translating into MNILAHAFLSGGDEHLLIGNFIADFIKGDPGHPRHGLSVEVQRGVRLHRQIDSFTDTHSLVEELRIIVRPRCRKYAGAAIDVFFDYFLANRFSQLADEPLEGFVQNFYGVIRRRQESLPVAAHRMADYMIQQDWLTAYRTLEGIDRSLKGMSRRTAFPSNLDTAVDDLRQHYAAFESGFALFFPQLKAAVRQWLVDN; encoded by the coding sequence ATGAATATTTTAGCACACGCTTTTTTATCGGGAGGGGATGAACATCTGCTGATTGGCAATTTCATCGCCGACTTTATCAAAGGCGACCCGGGCCACCCGCGCCATGGACTGTCCGTGGAGGTACAGCGGGGTGTTCGGCTGCACCGGCAGATTGATTCCTTCACGGATACGCACTCTCTTGTTGAAGAATTACGGATAATTGTCAGGCCGCGCTGCCGGAAGTATGCCGGGGCCGCCATTGATGTTTTCTTCGATTATTTTCTGGCCAATCGGTTTTCGCAGCTTGCGGATGAGCCACTGGAAGGGTTTGTCCAGAACTTCTACGGGGTAATTCGCCGGAGGCAGGAAAGCTTGCCGGTGGCCGCCCACCGCATGGCCGATTACATGATTCAGCAGGATTGGCTGACGGCCTACCGCACGCTGGAAGGCATTGACCGGTCGCTAAAGGGCATGTCGCGCCGCACGGCTTTCCCCTCTAACCTGGATACCGCCGTCGACGATTTGCGGCAGCATTACGCGGCATTTGAATCGGGTTTTGCGTTGTTCTTTCCGCAATTGAAGGCCGCGGTTCGGCAGTGGCTAGTAGACAATTAG